In Rhodamnia argentea isolate NSW1041297 chromosome 1, ASM2092103v1, whole genome shotgun sequence, the genomic window CATTGAGAGGAAAAACAATGTGTGTTTGTAAGAGCGATTCATATGAAAGATGTTTCTTGACTGCTTTATAGCAATGACAAATTTCGATTATAACAGTAAGCGAGACTCAATTTTATGCTCCCTGCTCCAGAATATGAGCCGCTTATCTCATAAAATCCGACGTTGATAGATGGATAAGATAgtctttatgaaaaaaaaaacaaaaaactagtcGAACTCAAAATTTGCGAATCGGAATTGGGGACCACAGCTATGTATTGCCTTAAGCTGGTAACTTGCTGCTGGACATCAAGGGCGTCTATTAAGAAAGAACTTAGATGAAAGTTTCTCTTTATTAGATCATTTGTTAATAGGAAAGACAACTGCATACAAGATTTTTAGGTTTCATTTCCCTAGTCTTTCACCTTTGCTTTCTCTTGTCAATGGACTTCACACACTTCCTAGACAAAAGAAGATCTTAATCTTTTAAAGTCAAATAAGAACCGACGATCCGCCTGTTGAAACGCTCCAAGCACATTCAGTCCTCTGTAATGTGAGGGGGCGATCATCAAGTAAAATCCACCCTCTACGTAATGCAAGATATTTTTTGTGGCAAGGATATATAAGATTGGCTCCTGAGAAATGATATGTCATCATTGGATATGTATAACTCCCATGAGGCACGAAATAGCATAGGTCATAACTGCCTGGCTGAGGCTTCTTTGGGTGCCAAGAGTATTTGCTCCAGAAATATTGGGTTATTTCTCTTTTCACGGTATTTTAGGCAATTTGAACAAGACCAGTGTGCGAAGTTCCGGAGTCGAGAACAAACCCGCCTGTGTGGTCCGGTCTTCTTCGAAAAGCCTCGGGGTTTATATTAAGGCGCTTTCCATTAATGCTAATGCCCATGACGTTAACTATGTAGCCCATCACATTAGAAATCAAAGCTGTCGTCTGAACAATTGATCTAGGATGGCCACCTATTCGCACATTGTCCCCAAAATTGAGCGATGTATAGGTACCGCCGCCGGCGTACCATGAGGGCAAGCAATATGAGATGCATCCTTTAGTCTCATTGGCATATTGTGTCAGAATAGACCTCTTCCCCCATGCCAAGCCTAATGCTCCCGACACGGTACTATTCTCTCCGAGCACAACCCATTGCATGTTGTGGTTGTCGAGGCCGCAACTGAACACAATTTTGGGGAATCCTTTGATAGATCTATAACCATCCTGAAAGATAAAGGTCTCTAATCCGACCTGCCCCTTGTTATAAGGGGTAATACTTACGGTTCCCGTATAACTTACTTCAGAGGCACAACTACCATTTATACATATGTGAGGATCACAAAGGGGATGTTCACAAGGTAAAGGCCGATAAGCTCGCGATTTCTTTCTGTCGAAGTTACCTTGCCTTAAGGGGAAAGAAGTAGTGCATCCTTCACGTTGCATCCATGTATCATAACTACCAGTACTTACAATCAAATCGGTAGAATATGACGGCTTGCCAACCATCAAGCTGGTTATGTAATACCCAAGAATGGGATGCTTAGTTACCTTAGGTTTCGGTGCATTGGGACCATGTCCTGTTGACTTCTTCCACTCCACTGAACTCGAAGAAGCCATGGATAATTCAAGTTGGCGCACACGAGCTCTAGATATATAGGAGATTCTGCGGTATCTTTCTTTTAAGGTGAGATTTTCAGGAAAGAGCATTTTGTCGAATCGATCTATTGGGATGAGTTTGATGCTAAAGCCATAGGTTTCGAGAGGCCAGGTGACAATGAGAGAGCAAATGAGGAACCACACTAGATTTAGCTGCGGTTTTGTCATTCTTGTTGAGTTTTCTAGTTGCTCTGTGTGTATTTTACTTCAAAATACATTATATATACACGTACATATACCATGCAGTGATGGTGTTCCCATCCTTACTCATCATAAACCATGTAAAACAGAATCGAATGAAACAGCTCTTGTAGACATGATAAAGAAAAGTATCCGATTTCATTGTAGATATGGTAATAAAGAAGCATCCGATTTCCCTCTAGTTAATGCACTACGGAAAGAACAAGAGACAATTAAGTAAATTATCCGCATTTATTGTACGGTTTCCTTTTTTAAAGACAAACTCATATACATCAAGAAAGAGATTTGAGTACTCAATTTGTTCTTTCAACTTCCCCATATTATGGCACGAATTGGAAGACAAAACCCGAGATTGCATTAGCTTTGGAAACCATTTTATCCCACTTGAATGTCCATTTTCCAATGATGTTGCATGGCTACCGCAACAAATGGACAAGTCTGAAGGATATTGTGAAGAAAAATTGCTACTTTTGAATTGGAATTTCTGCTTACCATATTTCCGGTCAGTTGTTGCTGTGATTTCGTTGCTTGCTGCTGGAAATGGAAGCCATTCATGATGAGTTATGGATCTTGGACTTGTTCCCAAATTAATCCAATTCGTCGCAACTTTGACCTCTAGTTTCATAATGGGAAAATATTCATTCAGtcgtaaacttttcaattttgtcaatgtagttcAAAACCTTATTATGGAATTGCAAtgtaatttttctaatcaattttggcctgaaattaTTAACATGATGCTCAACCATTGCTGGCCGGCCTCCGGCGATccaatgtggataattttagaCCAACCGACGCCGTTTTGCTAAATTCTCCAGGGTTTTTCTCGgttcattcttttttcctttcatttttacttttctttccttttactattCATCTTCATCCAGCTAAACTTCCAACTTCTCTGATTGTTCTGGATAAGGGAAACAGCTGCTTGTTTGTAGTTGTTGCTTCACAAAACGGAATTCAAGAAAGTGCCTGTGCAATTCCAATTTGCATAGAACGAATTGGGCACGGAGGCTAGTCGCAAAGGCTCATGAGCCGAATCTGGACTGATGAATGTGCTTCACGTGATAGGTTCGATCAAGGAGCGGGTCTTCTCTTCCTCTAAAGCCGTGACTTTTGTCTTCCCTTCTCGGCTCAGATGAGCGAGATTAGGGTCGACCAAGTTGTCCTGCTCTTGCTAGGGACGGCCATGAAGGAGGAGTTGCCGAGCCT contains:
- the LOC115726579 gene encoding aspartic proteinase nepenthesin-2-like; protein product: MASSSSVEWKKSTGHGPNAPKPKVTKHPILGYYITSLMVGKPSYSTDLIVSTGSYDTWMQREGCTTSFPLRQGNFDRKKSRAYRPLPCEHPLCDPHICINGSCASEVSYTGTVSITPYNKGQVGLETFIFQDGYRSIKGFPKIVFSCGLDNHNMQWVVLGENSTVSGALGLAWGKRSILTQYANETKGCISYCLPSWYAGGGTYTSLNFGDNVRIGGHPRSIVQTTALISNVMGYIVNVMGISINGKRLNINPEAFRRRPDHTGGFVLDSGTSHTGLVQIA